One Paenibacillus crassostreae DNA segment encodes these proteins:
- the nth gene encoding endonuclease III: MVAATVRHILDTMGNMFPEAHCELIHSNAFELTIAVLLSAQCTDETVNKVTKDLFQKYRSPQDYIDVPLEELEQDIRRIGLFRNKAKHIQSLCRMVIDQFEGDVPRTHEQLVLLPGVGRKTANVVVSNAFEIPAIAVDTHVERVAKRLGLAGWNDSVLEVEKKLMKKIPRDEWTETHHRLIFFGRYHCKAQNPQCEVCPLLDVCREGKKRMKMTQNRKDKKNIG, translated from the coding sequence GTGGTAGCTGCAACCGTACGACATATATTGGACACAATGGGGAATATGTTTCCTGAAGCGCATTGTGAATTGATTCATAGCAATGCGTTCGAATTGACGATTGCTGTGCTCTTGTCTGCTCAATGTACAGATGAGACTGTTAATAAGGTTACGAAGGATCTGTTCCAAAAGTATAGATCACCTCAAGACTATATCGATGTTCCACTTGAAGAATTGGAACAGGATATTCGGCGAATTGGACTTTTTCGTAATAAGGCCAAGCATATTCAGAGTTTATGTAGAATGGTAATAGATCAATTTGAAGGTGATGTTCCTAGAACACATGAGCAATTGGTGCTACTTCCTGGGGTTGGTCGTAAGACGGCAAATGTGGTCGTGTCTAACGCATTTGAAATTCCTGCCATAGCGGTTGATACACATGTGGAACGGGTGGCCAAGCGTCTAGGATTGGCTGGATGGAATGACTCGGTGCTTGAAGTTGAAAAGAAGCTCATGAAAAAGATTCCACGTGATGAGTGGACTGAAACACATCACCGACTTATTTTTTTTGGACGTTATCATTGTAAAGCACAAAATCCACAGTGTGAGGTCTGCCCACTGCTTGATGTATGTCGTGAAGGCAAAAAACGTATGAAGATGACCCAAAACAGGAAAGATAAAAAGAATATTGGATAG
- a CDS encoding S-layer homology domain-containing protein, with the protein MMQSKSSHSISSKKVVSAMLASIVALSSGSIVFGDESTPVVSSTVAASSGSFSDVKSNYAEKHIYKLAAQGILLGDKGLFRPNDYVTQQEAVTMAIRFMNIQDQINTNSDVVLPANFTANSYFKPFVALALKQNLLDKTVETDDTTTKTTWGEKRASREWITELLVKAIGKDSEAVALANNATTFVDNSKISSSKLGYVNAAITMGITNGIEGNRFDPQGSVTRAQLATFFSRGGAFSDVQYANAAEGIVTGLTDNSISLYVNGSVRNFTLENTTAFYTKTLDTKISLSDLKLYSKVMIVGDNGKASYVEVTDPTEQLESIETTFERLFPGNSLGVSTNTSFESFVYNSNTVFLDENGLVIKPEAITAGSQIIIKRENFTENKNLIVVQVKTGVVNKTASGTLESVDPTNKLIGIKNIAGTIETYSWDDFSRFSYQNEILIPSELSLGSVITYEIGNNILRSIVVTEAVERKVRGTLYEIGSSGTTLTYTKETGGLEVQMLSEKPEIVISGIDEPLLADLLADRTSGDKVELTLDSKEVVTKVVVLSRQMEQKPGSAVVSYDKKTKLLTLQDAKGNPLVVTLDSTTKLTYNTTTPTLTGMEALLTNGRVVNLTYISNRALSLDVVYKYDGTLTALDTIARKVTIKVAGGQSITLPYGTISIEKYGKGYLNMLDLSIGNEVSLVLSDDQAIVQRILVKSVAQYVVDTVNSTSNFITVKSGIGSTTIYLNYANVINDTGQAIKASDLKAGQVINVHFMGNTAKTAQLIKLITGEVVSVDTANGNITVKNYSGGTEVYKVEGALKLLRTGSVSTVLNGLLVGDRVEIRKDVDGTTNINVLSSLNHTYWKYTSSPNELFVKRKYSDEKYRFVLSPTAYIHQGDTTLPVQSLKENDNIVLYFNNDVIVEIQKQ; encoded by the coding sequence ATGATGCAATCCAAAAGTAGTCATTCTATAAGTTCAAAGAAAGTGGTATCTGCTATGCTTGCAAGTATAGTAGCTCTGAGTTCTGGGAGTATTGTTTTCGGAGATGAATCAACACCGGTAGTAAGCAGTACAGTAGCAGCAAGTAGTGGATCATTTAGTGATGTGAAAAGTAATTATGCTGAAAAGCATATTTACAAATTAGCAGCACAAGGCATACTTTTAGGTGATAAAGGTCTATTTAGACCCAATGATTATGTCACTCAACAAGAAGCTGTTACAATGGCGATCCGTTTTATGAATATTCAAGATCAAATCAATACGAATTCCGATGTCGTGTTGCCTGCTAACTTTACCGCAAATAGTTATTTTAAACCTTTTGTTGCATTGGCTTTAAAACAGAATCTATTGGATAAAACCGTTGAGACTGATGATACAACAACAAAAACGACTTGGGGCGAGAAAAGAGCCAGTCGTGAATGGATTACGGAATTATTAGTTAAAGCAATTGGTAAGGATAGTGAGGCAGTTGCTTTAGCCAATAATGCCACAACTTTTGTTGATAATAGCAAAATATCATCTTCTAAACTTGGATACGTGAACGCGGCAATCACAATGGGAATAACGAATGGTATAGAGGGTAATCGATTCGATCCACAAGGATCGGTTACACGTGCGCAACTTGCTACATTCTTTAGCCGTGGTGGAGCGTTTAGTGATGTTCAATATGCAAATGCTGCGGAGGGAATTGTTACTGGATTAACTGATAATTCAATCAGTTTATACGTTAATGGAAGTGTTCGTAATTTTACATTAGAGAATACAACAGCTTTTTATACCAAAACATTAGATACGAAGATTTCTTTATCTGACCTGAAGTTATATTCAAAAGTAATGATTGTTGGGGATAACGGCAAGGCATCCTATGTTGAAGTAACCGATCCAACAGAACAACTGGAGAGTATTGAAACAACTTTTGAACGGTTATTCCCGGGGAATTCATTGGGTGTATCCACTAATACATCATTTGAATCTTTCGTGTATAATTCCAATACGGTATTCCTTGATGAGAATGGTTTAGTAATTAAGCCCGAAGCAATTACTGCAGGAAGCCAAATCATTATTAAACGAGAGAATTTCACTGAGAATAAGAATCTCATTGTTGTTCAAGTAAAGACAGGAGTTGTGAATAAGACGGCTTCAGGTACGTTGGAAAGTGTGGATCCTACCAATAAGCTTATTGGAATAAAGAATATAGCAGGTACTATTGAAACTTATTCATGGGATGATTTCTCTAGATTTAGCTATCAAAATGAGATATTAATTCCTTCAGAATTATCATTAGGATCAGTAATCACTTATGAGATAGGTAACAATATCCTTCGATCCATTGTAGTGACTGAAGCTGTTGAACGTAAGGTTCGTGGAACACTTTATGAAATCGGATCAAGTGGCACAACTCTCACGTATACAAAAGAAACAGGTGGATTGGAAGTGCAGATGCTTTCAGAAAAACCAGAAATCGTGATCAGTGGTATTGATGAGCCACTTCTTGCTGATCTTTTAGCTGACCGTACTTCAGGGGATAAAGTTGAATTGACGCTCGATTCGAAGGAAGTAGTAACGAAGGTTGTTGTGCTTAGTAGACAAATGGAACAAAAACCAGGTTCAGCAGTTGTATCCTATGATAAGAAAACAAAACTATTGACGCTCCAAGATGCAAAAGGGAATCCTTTAGTAGTGACGTTAGATAGTACAACAAAGTTAACATATAATACGACAACACCAACATTAACTGGAATGGAAGCACTTCTAACGAACGGGCGCGTGGTAAACCTTACTTATATCAGTAATCGTGCATTGTCGCTTGATGTTGTGTATAAGTATGATGGAACTTTAACCGCATTGGATACAATTGCTAGGAAAGTAACGATTAAAGTTGCAGGAGGACAGAGCATTACTCTTCCATATGGTACAATTTCGATAGAGAAGTATGGTAAGGGTTATCTCAATATGCTAGATCTTAGTATTGGCAATGAAGTTTCACTTGTACTTTCGGACGATCAAGCTATTGTGCAAAGAATTCTCGTGAAGTCAGTTGCTCAGTATGTAGTAGATACGGTTAACTCTACAAGTAATTTTATTACAGTGAAATCAGGAATTGGTTCGACTACTATATATTTAAACTATGCTAACGTGATTAATGATACCGGTCAAGCAATAAAGGCATCAGATCTAAAAGCTGGACAAGTCATAAATGTTCATTTCATGGGCAATACTGCTAAAACAGCTCAACTAATCAAGCTGATTACAGGAGAAGTTGTCTCTGTTGATACGGCGAATGGTAATATTACGGTTAAAAATTATTCAGGTGGTACAGAAGTCTATAAAGTTGAGGGTGCTCTTAAACTACTTCGTACAGGTAGTGTGAGTACGGTTTTGAATGGTTTACTTGTAGGTGATCGCGTTGAAATTCGCAAGGATGTGGATGGAACTACAAACATTAACGTTCTAAGTTCACTCAATCATACTTATTGGAAATATACGAGTTCACCTAACGAATTGTTCGTGAAGCGAAAATATTCAGATGAGAAATATCGATTTGTTTTATCACCAACCGCATATATTCACCAAGGTGACACGACTTTACCCGTGCAATCTCTCAAAGAAAATGATAATATTGTACTGTATTTTAATAATGATGTCATTGTGGAAATACAGAAACAATAA
- a CDS encoding GerMN domain-containing protein: protein MNKKWWCTGLLVLVVAIGTACGDKPQVLPADEQTGVVQVPDENVPTTNASGGVNNNEPPKDSTVEQSQKENIKVYYTDPQAMELLESQQEITFNDDIQKYQASFKALQTSGSDELIPLWGKIELLTIDFSDGALTIDIHMPDEARLGSGGEMYAIESLQNTFFQFEEVKSIELLVDGAQIESLMGHVELEHPMMKK from the coding sequence ATGAATAAAAAATGGTGGTGTACAGGGTTGCTTGTACTTGTCGTAGCGATTGGAACGGCTTGTGGTGATAAACCTCAGGTGCTGCCGGCAGATGAGCAAACAGGTGTAGTTCAGGTGCCAGATGAAAATGTACCGACAACGAACGCTTCAGGTGGAGTTAACAATAATGAGCCTCCTAAGGATTCAACTGTTGAACAATCACAAAAGGAAAATATTAAAGTCTATTATACTGATCCTCAAGCAATGGAATTACTAGAGTCTCAACAGGAGATCACGTTTAATGATGACATACAGAAATATCAAGCGTCATTTAAGGCCCTTCAGACCAGTGGTAGTGATGAACTTATACCATTATGGGGTAAGATTGAATTACTTACGATAGATTTCAGTGACGGGGCCTTAACGATTGATATTCATATGCCAGATGAGGCACGTCTAGGTTCAGGCGGTGAAATGTATGCTATTGAATCACTTCAGAACACATTTTTTCAATTTGAAGAAGTGAAATCTATCGAATTATTAGTCGATGGTGCTCAAATAGAGAGCCTGATGGGGCATGTTGAGTTAGAGCATCCTATGATGAAAAAGTAG
- a CDS encoding N-acetylmuramoyl-L-alanine amidase family protein: MKKFSFLLLIIIFVMAFPNKGQAASEHSNVFLDGKELIFTTDVQIENVNNNIMIPIRVVAENLGFEVIWGQQDHTVTIKENSKLIKLKVDDKKAWVNSQSTILSTAPFAKSNTVFVPIRFVSEQMGIQVNWDNISKKVYLISPTNVEKPAVDELAAINGMDFSNNRLMISLTENVEPKVSVLNSPDRIVVDIPYAQFSDTFGENQQLDIHSQGSFDIIGYSDISKVRYSLFSNTPSTVRVVLDLNYAKSYSLYSEGNTFVVDLNGKDVNPVVPVDDGKNIVVIDAGHGNQDPGALGVTKKKEKDFNLAIALKVKKLMQNEPNIDVVLTRNDDTFLELKERVKIANDLNADVFVSIHANSSGSSAATGSETYYKNQSSIAFAKVMHKYLVEATGLKDRGVKYGNFHVIRETKMAAVLLEAGYLSNKSDEAALFTQSLQNRVAQGIVDGIKEYLEIE; encoded by the coding sequence ATGAAGAAATTTAGCTTTCTATTGTTAATTATCATCTTTGTTATGGCATTTCCGAACAAGGGACAAGCAGCTTCAGAACATTCAAATGTGTTTTTGGACGGTAAGGAACTTATTTTTACAACAGATGTACAAATTGAGAATGTGAATAACAATATCATGATTCCAATTCGTGTGGTCGCAGAGAATCTAGGATTTGAAGTCATATGGGGGCAACAAGATCACACGGTAACTATAAAAGAAAATAGTAAATTAATAAAATTAAAAGTTGATGATAAAAAAGCATGGGTTAATAGCCAAAGTACAATCTTGTCGACCGCACCATTTGCGAAATCTAATACTGTCTTCGTACCTATACGATTCGTGAGTGAGCAGATGGGAATTCAAGTGAATTGGGATAATATCTCGAAGAAAGTATATTTGATATCTCCTACTAATGTTGAGAAGCCAGCAGTAGATGAACTAGCAGCTATCAATGGGATGGATTTTAGTAATAATCGCTTAATGATTTCATTGACCGAGAATGTAGAACCAAAGGTGTCTGTATTGAACTCTCCTGATCGAATTGTCGTTGATATTCCTTATGCTCAGTTCTCGGATACATTTGGAGAAAATCAACAACTAGATATACATTCACAGGGCAGTTTTGATATTATTGGGTATTCAGATATTTCGAAAGTCAGATATTCATTATTTAGTAATACCCCATCTACAGTAAGGGTTGTTCTAGATTTGAACTACGCCAAATCTTATTCGCTATATTCTGAAGGTAACACTTTCGTTGTTGATTTGAATGGGAAGGATGTAAATCCGGTTGTTCCTGTTGATGATGGTAAGAATATCGTAGTTATCGATGCAGGTCATGGTAATCAAGATCCTGGAGCACTTGGTGTAACTAAGAAAAAGGAAAAAGATTTCAATCTTGCCATTGCGTTAAAAGTTAAGAAGTTAATGCAGAATGAACCTAACATTGATGTCGTATTAACGCGAAATGATGATACTTTCTTAGAATTAAAAGAACGTGTAAAAATTGCTAATGACTTGAACGCAGATGTATTTGTATCTATACACGCGAATAGTTCAGGTTCTTCTGCAGCAACTGGAAGTGAGACATACTACAAAAACCAAAGTAGTATAGCATTTGCTAAGGTTATGCATAAGTACCTAGTTGAAGCAACAGGGTTGAAGGATCGAGGAGTTAAATACGGAAATTTCCATGTTATACGCGAAACGAAGATGGCCGCTGTTTTATTAGAAGCTGGTTATCTGAGTAATAAATCAGATGAAGCTGCACTCTTCACTCAAAGCTTACAAAATAGAGTTGCTCAAGGTATTGTAGATGGAATTAAAGAGTATCTCGAGATCGAATAA
- a CDS encoding GerMN domain-containing protein has translation MIKKMGCILILSLLMIVGLGCGEKPLSEAETLQDPIANEAEGSSTTNGTTSTVNANNGIVVEVEDEGTPSKEGVPGVEDSISSEIIKVYYTDMQAMELIETTEEINFSNDEEKYIAAFKALQSSKSSEFIPLWEKIELKTLKFNNGDMVIDIHMPDEARLGSGGEQFALTALTSTLFQFEEVNSIDLLVDGQSVESLMGHVDLLHPMLREDVLQ, from the coding sequence TTGATTAAAAAAATGGGATGTATATTGATATTATCACTACTAATGATTGTTGGATTGGGATGTGGAGAGAAACCTCTTTCAGAAGCAGAGACTTTGCAGGATCCAATTGCTAATGAGGCCGAAGGTAGTTCAACAACAAATGGTACAACCTCTACCGTTAATGCTAACAATGGGATTGTAGTTGAGGTAGAAGATGAAGGAACACCTTCTAAAGAAGGTGTACCTGGAGTTGAAGATTCGATTTCAAGCGAGATCATTAAAGTGTATTACACGGATATGCAAGCAATGGAACTTATAGAGACAACAGAAGAAATTAACTTTTCAAATGATGAAGAAAAGTACATTGCTGCATTCAAGGCATTGCAGAGTAGTAAGAGTTCTGAATTCATTCCTTTATGGGAAAAGATAGAATTGAAGACCTTGAAGTTCAACAATGGTGATATGGTGATTGATATTCATATGCCAGACGAGGCTAGATTAGGATCAGGCGGAGAACAATTTGCGCTCACTGCCCTAACTTCAACGCTATTTCAATTTGAAGAAGTAAACAGTATTGATCTGCTAGTAGATGGGCAGTCTGTCGAGAGTCTCATGGGGCATGTTGATCTATTACATCCAATGTTACGTGAGGATGTATTACAGTAG
- a CDS encoding N-acetylmuramoyl-L-alanine amidase family protein, whose protein sequence is MKKFSLVLMLFVFFLIVFPNEGKADAIQSMIVLDGNEITMPENVEIEAVNGNVMIPIRVVVESLKFNVDWNQADQSVRIKQDAKDITLTVNKQEVLIDGEQITLMAPPQVKNKSVVVPLRFVSEQMGLLVSWDNIYKTVYLTSPVPESVTDIDSEVVLEDSDLTYDGATQPNSSSAGNSTGNQVKSIEFVNNQLIIATVGDIKPNAFTLTGNDRIVVDLPNTTFSDTFGLESTLQGSLTAEALSINPDVTDVRYSFSRDSNIVRVVIGLSAAHKYQLKQELGSNTIVIDLNATAEQEVPMIDTGRKVVVIDPGHGGTDPGATSITKKKEKDFNLAVALKVQQILLKEPNIDVVMTRDSDVYPTLSKRVEQANQLNADVFVSIHANSNTSSKPNGTETFYYQRSDSKELATIIHKYLIQATGLKDRGVTDNNFKVIRETTMAASLLEVGFLSNSGDEAILFTDELQNRVAQATANGIKEYLNTHIEPSSVSNTNELITDEILENIIEVVK, encoded by the coding sequence ATGAAGAAATTTAGTCTTGTATTGATGTTGTTTGTGTTCTTTCTTATCGTATTTCCAAACGAAGGAAAGGCTGATGCAATTCAGTCTATGATTGTTCTGGATGGTAATGAAATAACAATGCCTGAAAATGTTGAAATAGAGGCCGTCAATGGTAATGTAATGATTCCAATTCGCGTTGTTGTCGAAAGTTTGAAATTTAATGTGGATTGGAATCAAGCTGATCAAAGCGTTCGAATAAAGCAAGATGCTAAAGACATTACTTTAACTGTTAATAAACAAGAAGTCTTGATTGATGGAGAGCAAATTACGCTAATGGCTCCACCACAAGTGAAGAATAAATCAGTTGTAGTACCTCTTCGATTTGTAAGTGAACAAATGGGGCTCTTAGTAAGTTGGGATAATATATATAAGACTGTATATCTGACAAGTCCTGTACCTGAATCTGTTACGGATATCGACTCTGAAGTCGTATTGGAAGATTCAGATTTAACGTATGATGGTGCAACACAGCCAAATTCATCTAGTGCAGGCAACAGTACTGGAAATCAAGTAAAGAGTATAGAATTTGTTAATAATCAACTAATCATCGCTACAGTAGGTGATATTAAACCCAATGCTTTCACGTTGACCGGTAATGATCGAATTGTGGTGGACTTACCAAATACTACTTTTTCAGATACATTTGGCTTGGAGAGCACATTACAAGGGTCATTAACTGCAGAGGCTCTTAGCATTAATCCTGATGTAACTGATGTAAGATATTCGTTTAGTCGGGATTCCAATATCGTTCGTGTCGTGATTGGACTAAGTGCGGCTCATAAGTATCAATTGAAGCAGGAATTGGGTTCAAATACCATTGTAATTGATTTAAATGCGACTGCAGAACAAGAAGTTCCTATGATTGATACAGGACGTAAGGTTGTCGTGATTGATCCGGGACATGGCGGAACAGATCCGGGAGCAACAAGTATAACGAAGAAGAAAGAGAAAGACTTTAATTTGGCCGTTGCTTTGAAAGTGCAACAGATTCTTCTTAAAGAACCGAATATTGATGTCGTGATGACAAGAGATAGTGACGTATACCCTACTTTATCTAAGCGTGTAGAACAAGCCAATCAATTAAATGCAGATGTATTCGTATCTATACATGCGAATAGCAATACATCTTCGAAGCCTAACGGAACTGAAACTTTTTACTATCAACGTAGTGATAGTAAAGAGTTGGCAACCATCATTCATAAGTATTTAATTCAAGCTACAGGATTAAAGGATCGTGGTGTGACCGATAATAACTTCAAAGTAATCAGAGAGACTACGATGGCAGCTTCACTACTTGAGGTAGGCTTCTTAAGTAATAGTGGTGATGAGGCAATTCTGTTCACAGATGAATTGCAAAACCGAGTGGCGCAAGCTACAGCCAATGGAATCAAGGAGTATTTAAATACTCATATTGAACCAAGTAGTGTTTCTAATACGAATGAACTAATAACAGATGAGATATTAGAAAACATAATAGAAGTAGTTAAGTGA
- the leuD gene encoding 3-isopropylmalate dehydratase small subunit, with amino-acid sequence MEAFTKITGIVGPVDRVNVDTDAIIPKQFLKRIERTGFGQFLFYEWRFDQEGNNIESFELNKPRFQGASVLLSRANFGCGSSREHAPWAILDYGFKCVIAPSFADIFYNNCFKNSILPIKLSEEQVEDLFQRTEAHEGYKLNVNLENQTLTDDYGLHIDFQIDEHRRQFLLQGLDDIGLTLQHEADITAFEQKRANSAVV; translated from the coding sequence ATGGAGGCTTTTACTAAAATAACTGGTATTGTGGGACCGGTAGATCGCGTGAACGTGGATACAGACGCTATTATTCCTAAACAATTTCTGAAAAGAATTGAACGGACAGGATTTGGCCAATTTTTATTCTACGAATGGCGTTTTGATCAAGAAGGAAACAATATAGAGAGTTTCGAGTTGAATAAGCCACGTTTCCAAGGAGCATCTGTTCTTTTATCTAGGGCTAATTTTGGTTGTGGATCATCTCGTGAACATGCACCATGGGCGATTCTAGATTATGGATTCAAATGTGTTATCGCTCCTTCTTTTGCAGATATTTTCTATAATAACTGTTTTAAAAATAGTATTTTACCTATTAAGTTGTCTGAAGAACAAGTGGAAGATCTATTCCAACGTACTGAAGCACATGAAGGCTACAAGTTGAATGTGAATTTAGAGAATCAAACATTGACTGATGATTATGGTCTACACATCGATTTTCAAATTGATGAGCACCGTCGTCAATTTTTACTACAAGGTCTAGATGACATCGGTCTAACACTTCAACATGAAGCAGACATTACGGCATTTGAGCAAAAAAGAGCAAATAGTGCAGTAGTTTAA
- the leuC gene encoding 3-isopropylmalate dehydratase large subunit, with amino-acid sequence MSKKTMFEKIWENHVIHQEEGKPSILYIDLHLVHEVTSPQAFEGLRLSGRKVRRPERTFATMDHNVPTQDRFNIKDPISKQQIDTLSQNCRDFGVTLYDLNTIEQGVVHVMGPELGLTNPGKTIVCGDSHTSTHGAFGALAFGIGTSEVEHVLATQCLQQSKAKTMEIRFVGKRNLGVTAKDMILGVIAQYGTDFATGYVVEYTGDSIAALTMEERMTICNMSIEAGARAGMIAPDQTTFDYLRGRQHVPQGADFDIAVEAWKQLRTDEGATFDLVVDFDVDSLIPQVTWGTSPGMGTNITSKVPVPAELPTENERKAAEAALEYMDLKPGTPMTDIEIDYVFIGSCTNGRIEDLRAAAAVAKGHSVAGKVTAIVVPGSGKVKLQAEEEGLDKIFTAAGFEWREAGCSMCLAMNPDVLQPGQRCASTSNRNFEGRQGRGGRTHLVSPAMAAAAAVKGRFVDIREWNFNTEIAN; translated from the coding sequence ATGAGTAAAAAGACAATGTTTGAGAAAATTTGGGAAAATCACGTCATTCATCAAGAAGAGGGCAAACCAAGCATCCTGTATATCGATTTGCATCTTGTTCATGAAGTGACATCTCCACAGGCTTTTGAAGGATTACGTCTGAGTGGACGTAAAGTTCGTAGACCTGAACGTACTTTTGCAACAATGGATCATAACGTACCTACGCAAGATCGGTTCAATATTAAGGATCCAATCTCTAAACAACAAATTGATACTCTTTCACAAAACTGTCGTGACTTCGGTGTGACATTATATGATTTGAATACAATTGAGCAAGGTGTTGTCCATGTCATGGGCCCAGAGCTTGGTCTTACGAATCCAGGAAAGACAATTGTGTGTGGGGATAGTCATACTTCAACACATGGCGCTTTCGGTGCTTTGGCATTTGGTATCGGGACAAGTGAAGTTGAACATGTATTAGCAACACAATGTTTACAACAGTCTAAAGCAAAGACAATGGAAATTCGTTTCGTAGGGAAACGTAATTTAGGTGTAACAGCGAAAGACATGATCCTAGGTGTTATTGCACAGTATGGTACAGATTTCGCAACAGGTTATGTTGTTGAATACACTGGTGATTCTATTGCTGCATTAACGATGGAAGAACGTATGACGATCTGTAATATGTCTATCGAAGCTGGTGCAAGAGCAGGTATGATCGCTCCTGATCAGACAACATTCGACTACTTACGTGGACGCCAGCATGTTCCTCAAGGTGCAGACTTCGATATAGCTGTTGAAGCATGGAAACAATTACGTACTGACGAAGGTGCGACGTTCGATTTAGTGGTTGATTTTGATGTCGATTCATTGATTCCGCAAGTAACTTGGGGTACTAGTCCTGGAATGGGTACAAATATTACATCGAAAGTGCCTGTACCAGCTGAATTGCCAACTGAAAATGAACGTAAGGCTGCTGAGGCAGCACTTGAATATATGGATCTTAAACCAGGAACTCCAATGACTGATATTGAAATTGATTATGTATTTATTGGTTCTTGTACGAATGGGCGGATCGAAGATTTGCGCGCAGCCGCAGCTGTAGCGAAAGGTCATAGTGTAGCGGGTAAAGTTACAGCTATCGTTGTTCCAGGATCAGGAAAAGTTAAACTACAGGCAGAAGAAGAAGGGCTTGATAAGATTTTCACTGCAGCTGGGTTTGAATGGCGTGAAGCAGGTTGCAGTATGTGTCTAGCGATGAATCCAGATGTTCTTCAACCGGGACAACGTTGTGCTTCAACATCGAATCGTAACTTCGAAGGTCGACAAGGACGTGGAGGTCGTACGCATCTAGTATCACCGGCGATGGCTGCAGCGGCTGCTGTCAAAGGTAGATTCGTAGACATTCGTGAATGGAACTTTAATACGGAAATAGCTAACTAA
- a CDS encoding LytTR family transcriptional regulator DNA-binding domain-containing protein — MQQYLSVTKDIEGESGIVSLDGKDIIFLEWSGRLARLLVHTLDHTYYTMGTMKYWTTVLNNSDYRFEIVDRNNAVNVDRIKRLDPILCKAYFEDNLNKNSKYCTMAINRYRKLEREIVTSNPSIIVT; from the coding sequence ATGCAACAATATCTATCTGTTACTAAAGATATTGAAGGCGAATCAGGGATTGTATCACTTGATGGGAAAGACATCATATTCCTGGAATGGAGTGGGAGGTTAGCACGTCTACTTGTTCATACACTTGACCACACCTATTACACGATGGGTACGATGAAATATTGGACAACCGTATTGAATAACAGTGATTATAGGTTCGAGATTGTCGATCGAAACAATGCTGTAAATGTAGATAGAATTAAACGGCTAGATCCCATACTATGTAAGGCTTATTTTGAAGATAACCTTAATAAGAATTCGAAATATTGTACGATGGCGATCAACAGATATCGGAAGCTTGAGAGAGAAATCGTAACTAGTAATCCTAGTATCATCGTTACATAA
- a CDS encoding cyclic lactone autoinducer peptide — protein MKRLINKYITSFVYGTATLLSFFAVLSVNSPSALYIYKGEVPEELLKQR, from the coding sequence TTGAAAAGATTGATCAATAAATATATAACATCTTTTGTATATGGCACGGCTACTCTGTTATCTTTCTTTGCTGTGCTATCTGTGAACTCACCAAGCGCCCTCTATATTTACAAAGGAGAAGTCCCAGAAGAATTATTGAAACAACGTTAA
- a CDS encoding accessory gene regulator B family protein yields MIEIIAMKMARRIKSKVPNHPSSIVILKHAIAILLNTFFIILLSLVVSYVTGNVKEIIIILVSFALLRLVSGGMHLKSGDSCVLLTTTLFTFLLFVNLSLGQMYILTSICLILVFIYSPSRIENQSRIPKKYYGILKMISVLLVATNFWILSPILTATFFVQALTLVRWKR; encoded by the coding sequence ATGATTGAGATCATTGCTATGAAGATGGCACGAAGGATTAAATCAAAAGTTCCTAACCATCCATCATCAATAGTAATATTAAAACATGCCATTGCCATTTTGTTGAATACTTTTTTCATCATATTATTATCGTTAGTCGTATCTTATGTGACAGGAAACGTTAAGGAAATAATCATTATACTGGTATCATTCGCATTGCTGAGACTAGTATCTGGGGGCATGCACTTAAAAAGTGGAGATAGTTGTGTATTATTAACAACAACATTATTTACGTTTCTTTTATTTGTAAATCTGAGTCTGGGTCAAATGTATATTTTGACCTCGATTTGTCTCATCTTAGTGTTCATTTACTCACCCTCAAGAATTGAGAATCAATCCAGAATACCTAAGAAATATTATGGGATTTTAAAAATGATTTCCGTACTTCTTGTAGCCACTAACTTTTGGATTCTATCGCCTATACTAACAGCTACATTTTTTGTTCAAGCATTAACATTAGTTAGGTGGAAGAGGTGA